The Desulfuromonas versatilis genome has a segment encoding these proteins:
- the prsT gene encoding XrtA/PEP-CTERM system TPR-repeat protein PrsT yields MFKRIVLMMLLLALVAGCKSQSKEELLMEGVKLVDQGNHTGSIVLFRSALEKDPNYFEARHRLAQAYIKTGKFDKAEKELQKVLLQSPDNGDIPLELAELYNATEKPDLAIEQVNKYLSGHDKTSRAIESLGRSHAIKGDMAAAEGYYREAITLDPGNFSARLDLCRVFLIGNRAGEARAQLEEILRQDGNNIPAHFALARLEARDGNRDAALALYRKIAKIDSNNVEALFMAGVLLLDSGEPAEAGRIAAELQGRFPKHPAGVRLQGMVDYLNGDYEQAVVNLQNSLKSLPDLVGHYFLGLTHYKLEQFELALNQFQAGLDVQPDHAQSRLMVAMTLLKQKRLDDAIAETVKVVHADPRNGLAHNIMGSAYLAKGDFDQAMKNLDKAIEIDPTLADAHLKKGLFSLAQGNPIQAEAGLVKAIQIAPEHLNTRLLLASYYLRQQNYPGAIATLQEGLTGKDEDALLYNYMAAAYLAQKKNVEAVEALQKAKKIRADYFAPYFNLAGFYAAANEPDKALAEYRAILHVDAQNLQALLRMAALQELSGDAEGALVTLQAAKQTGQAEGFLALARLHARQGNMSQALEVLNAAYTALPANPEILEMRGKLLVDRSQLEEAKELFQELEKAQAGKGLPLLIAVHLRQGEVEKAIALAQGRIDAAADAPYGYWLLASVYEKLGDRAKAQTVIEKGLAAVKDQVTLRMKLAALHAADGRSDQAVGIYEAIIAESPDFVAATFALGALHDGLGDKRKARKFYQDVLAKDENFTPALNNLAYLHAENYGDPKEALTLALKAYRNAPADPSVLDTLGYVLVKNGRAEEAIKVLEKAAAMLPDVPAVQLHLGQAYKAAGKKNEAIGPLETVVEKGQADEVKVASALLEELKQ; encoded by the coding sequence TTGTTTAAGCGAATCGTACTGATGATGCTGTTGCTGGCCCTGGTCGCCGGCTGCAAGAGCCAGAGCAAGGAAGAGCTGCTCATGGAGGGGGTCAAACTGGTCGACCAGGGGAACCATACAGGTTCCATCGTCCTGTTCCGGAGCGCCCTCGAGAAGGACCCCAACTATTTCGAGGCCCGTCACCGGCTCGCCCAGGCCTACATCAAGACCGGCAAATTCGATAAGGCCGAAAAGGAGCTGCAGAAAGTTCTTCTGCAGAGCCCGGATAATGGCGACATCCCCCTCGAGCTGGCCGAGCTTTACAATGCCACGGAAAAACCCGACCTGGCCATCGAGCAGGTTAATAAATACCTCTCGGGTCACGACAAGACCTCCAGGGCTATCGAATCCCTGGGGCGAAGCCATGCCATCAAGGGCGACATGGCCGCAGCCGAGGGCTATTACCGGGAGGCCATCACACTCGACCCCGGCAATTTTTCCGCCAGGCTCGATCTCTGCCGGGTCTTCCTGATCGGCAATCGTGCCGGCGAAGCCCGCGCCCAGCTCGAGGAGATCCTGCGCCAGGACGGGAATAACATCCCGGCCCATTTCGCCCTGGCGCGCCTTGAGGCTCGCGACGGAAACCGCGACGCGGCCCTGGCCCTGTACCGCAAGATCGCCAAGATCGATTCCAACAACGTCGAAGCCCTGTTCATGGCCGGGGTGCTCCTCCTCGACAGCGGTGAACCGGCCGAAGCCGGGCGTATTGCCGCCGAGTTGCAGGGGCGGTTCCCCAAGCATCCGGCCGGGGTTCGCCTCCAGGGGATGGTCGACTACCTGAATGGCGATTACGAGCAGGCCGTGGTCAACCTGCAGAACTCCCTCAAATCCCTTCCCGACCTGGTGGGCCACTATTTCCTCGGCCTGACCCATTATAAGCTCGAACAGTTCGAGCTGGCGCTCAACCAGTTCCAGGCTGGGCTCGATGTACAGCCCGACCACGCTCAGTCGCGCCTCATGGTCGCCATGACCCTGCTCAAGCAGAAGCGCCTCGATGACGCCATCGCCGAAACGGTCAAGGTGGTTCATGCCGATCCCCGCAACGGCCTGGCCCACAACATCATGGGCAGCGCCTACCTGGCCAAGGGGGACTTCGACCAGGCCATGAAGAACCTCGACAAGGCGATCGAGATCGACCCGACCCTGGCTGACGCCCACCTGAAGAAGGGGCTGTTCAGCCTCGCCCAGGGCAACCCCATTCAGGCCGAGGCAGGACTGGTCAAGGCGATTCAGATCGCACCCGAGCACCTTAACACCCGGTTGCTGCTCGCATCCTACTATCTGCGCCAGCAGAATTACCCCGGCGCTATCGCCACCCTGCAGGAAGGCCTCACCGGCAAGGATGAAGACGCCCTTCTCTACAACTACATGGCCGCCGCGTATTTGGCCCAGAAGAAGAACGTCGAAGCGGTAGAAGCCCTGCAGAAAGCCAAAAAGATCAGGGCTGATTATTTCGCCCCGTATTTCAACCTGGCCGGTTTCTACGCCGCCGCCAACGAGCCTGACAAGGCCCTCGCCGAATACCGCGCGATCCTCCACGTCGATGCGCAGAACCTCCAGGCGCTGCTGCGGATGGCCGCGCTGCAGGAACTCTCCGGCGATGCCGAAGGGGCGCTCGTAACCCTGCAGGCCGCCAAGCAGACCGGGCAGGCCGAGGGTTTCCTGGCCCTGGCCAGGCTCCATGCGCGCCAGGGGAACATGAGCCAGGCCCTGGAAGTGCTCAATGCCGCCTACACCGCACTGCCGGCCAACCCCGAGATCCTCGAGATGCGCGGCAAGCTGCTGGTGGATCGCAGCCAGCTCGAAGAAGCCAAAGAGCTGTTCCAGGAGCTTGAAAAGGCCCAGGCCGGCAAGGGGCTGCCGCTGCTGATCGCCGTCCACCTGCGCCAGGGCGAGGTGGAAAAGGCCATCGCTCTCGCCCAGGGCCGGATCGATGCCGCGGCCGACGCCCCTTACGGCTACTGGCTGCTGGCCTCGGTTTACGAAAAACTCGGCGACCGCGCCAAGGCGCAAACGGTCATCGAGAAGGGGCTGGCCGCCGTCAAGGATCAGGTCACCCTGCGCATGAAGCTCGCCGCCCTCCATGCCGCGGACGGCCGCAGCGACCAGGCTGTCGGCATCTATGAGGCGATTATCGCGGAAAGCCCTGACTTCGTCGCCGCTACCTTCGCCCTCGGCGCCCTGCACGACGGGCTCGGCGACAAGCGCAAGGCGCGCAAGTTCTACCAGGATGTGCTCGCCAAAGATGAGAATTTCACCCCGGCTCTCAACAATCTGGCCTACCTCCACGCCGAGAACTATGGTGACCCCAAAGAGGCTCTGACCCTGGCTCTCAAGGCCTACCGCAATGCCCCCGCCGACCCGAGCGTGCTCGATACCCTCGGCTACGTGCTGGTCAAAAACGGTCGCGCCGAAGAGGCCATCAAAGTCCTGGAAAAGGCCGCCGCCATGCTCCCGGACGTCCCCGCCGTGCAGTTGCACCTCGGCCAGGCCTACAAAGCCGCCGGCAAAAAAAACGAGGCCATCGGCCCACTGGAGACGGTGGTAGAGAAGGGGCAGGCGGATGAGGTGAAGGTGGCCTCGGCGTTGTTGGAGGAGTTGAAGCAGTAA
- a CDS encoding DNA-binding transcriptional response regulator, whose amino-acid sequence MKPKKILIVDENGFGRICSALLEMDGYRAEHRAGFKPSAPMRAEDFGLVITSYPYGAGVFESLKGTDVPVLVLSDCISDSLMEEMNKVTRSYCMVKPIDYDRFNVLIGQVLSGEVGLEGGCRIV is encoded by the coding sequence GTGAAGCCGAAAAAAATACTGATCGTCGATGAGAACGGATTTGGCCGCATCTGCTCCGCGCTGCTCGAAATGGACGGGTATCGGGCTGAGCACCGAGCGGGCTTCAAGCCGTCCGCCCCCATGCGGGCCGAGGACTTCGGGCTGGTGATCACCAGTTATCCCTACGGGGCAGGGGTATTCGAGTCACTTAAGGGGACGGATGTGCCGGTCCTGGTACTGTCGGACTGCATCAGCGATTCGCTGATGGAGGAAATGAATAAGGTGACCCGCTCGTACTGCATGGTCAAGCCGATCGACTACGATCGGTTCAACGTGCTGATTGGCCAGGTGCTGTCGGGCGAGGTCGGATTAGAGGGAGGGTGCCGAATTGTTTAA
- a CDS encoding sigma-54-dependent transcriptional regulator: MSPSQASSVLIVDDEPNAVRVLSAILNEEGYRVFEARHVDEAVDTLDSHEVDAVITDMKMPGRSGIDLFDHVAEHFPDVPVIFLTAFGTVESAVSAMTRGAFYYFVKPPDFLNLKGILARAVEQRQLKRELHALKQQLAGQDNQPQLVGKTLGIQKVLEVVKAIRDSESSVLVYGETGTGKELVARALHFGSARRNKPFVAVNCAAIPQELIESELFGYEKGAFTGASAQRIGRVEQASGGTLFLDEIGELDISVQAKLLRVLQEKEIERLGGNQRVSVNFRLVSSTNRDLLKEIAAGRFREDLYYRLNVVRIDMPALRERKSDIPLVVSEFLKEFCARENKVLGLSPKVMDIFRNYDWPGNIRQLRNVIERAVALAPGRDITEQELPEEIFQRPYPETERRRAEGKTLKEMEAHAIRQALEECAGNKSKVAQMLGFSRKALYKRLKDYGIS, from the coding sequence ATGTCCCCATCCCAAGCAAGCAGTGTCCTCATCGTGGACGACGAACCGAATGCTGTCCGCGTGCTATCCGCTATTCTCAATGAGGAAGGATACCGGGTTTTCGAAGCGCGTCACGTGGACGAGGCCGTCGATACCCTCGACAGCCATGAGGTCGATGCGGTCATTACCGACATGAAAATGCCCGGGCGCAGCGGCATTGACCTGTTTGATCACGTCGCGGAGCATTTCCCCGACGTGCCGGTTATTTTTCTCACCGCCTTCGGAACCGTAGAGTCCGCAGTGTCGGCCATGACGCGGGGGGCATTCTATTATTTTGTAAAGCCGCCCGACTTTCTCAACCTCAAGGGGATACTCGCCCGTGCCGTCGAGCAGCGACAGCTGAAGCGGGAACTGCATGCTCTCAAGCAGCAACTTGCGGGGCAGGACAACCAGCCGCAACTGGTCGGAAAAACCCTCGGCATCCAGAAGGTCCTCGAGGTCGTCAAGGCCATCCGCGATTCGGAGAGCAGCGTGCTGGTCTATGGGGAAACGGGGACCGGCAAGGAGCTGGTCGCCCGTGCCCTGCATTTCGGAAGCGCCCGCAGAAACAAGCCCTTTGTCGCCGTGAACTGCGCCGCCATCCCTCAGGAACTGATCGAGTCCGAACTATTCGGATACGAAAAGGGGGCCTTCACCGGCGCTTCAGCGCAGCGGATCGGCAGAGTGGAGCAGGCCTCCGGGGGAACCCTGTTCCTGGACGAAATCGGCGAACTTGACATTTCGGTCCAGGCCAAGCTGCTTAGGGTGCTGCAGGAGAAAGAGATCGAGCGGCTTGGGGGTAACCAAAGGGTGTCGGTGAACTTCCGGCTGGTCTCCTCTACCAACCGGGATCTCCTCAAGGAGATTGCCGCCGGCCGATTCCGCGAAGATCTTTACTATCGCCTCAACGTGGTGCGGATCGATATGCCCGCCCTTCGCGAACGTAAAAGCGACATCCCCCTGGTCGTTTCAGAATTCCTCAAGGAGTTTTGTGCGCGCGAGAACAAGGTTTTGGGGCTCAGCCCGAAGGTGATGGACATTTTCCGCAATTACGACTGGCCTGGCAACATCCGTCAACTCCGCAACGTCATCGAGCGCGCCGTCGCCCTTGCCCCGGGCAGGGACATCACCGAGCAGGAACTTCCCGAAGAAATTTTCCAGCGTCCCTACCCCGAAACAGAAAGGCGCCGCGCCGAGGGCAAGACCCTCAAGGAGATGGAAGCCCATGCCATCCGCCAGGCGCTGGAAGAGTGCGCCGGCAACAAATCCAAGGTCGCGCAGATGCTTGGCTTCTCTCGCAAGGCGCTTTATAAGCGGCTCAAGGATTATGGCATTTCTTGA
- a CDS encoding ATP-binding protein: MPLVEFTVDDSLRIVSCNDELRKTRVGLSGALLGAFYYDVLPRILHEDCDAVMLVLKTGEALSLDDYRFGCPFEAFNAMVRISPLDNEQQEVIGAKVRVEGFTGCTLSSQLEQSQHLIDIGKVASILSHGVRNPLNAIKGAVVYLKGRYGHEANLVEFTDIMEDEISRLDKFITGFLSTSFYDFEQSLVDINTLLGKLELFVSMQADAAGVSIDFSYGEVVPLRLNPFQVEHAILNVLNNAILALPRGGGISVHSCLEELGGRRNVIVEIEDNGPGMPEGAVKGFEIPQVETALAKGKGFGLFITREIMQKHGGSLEVKTVGGKGTVVRLCLPAAGDGELPVRSEE, from the coding sequence ATGCCCCTGGTTGAATTTACCGTCGACGATTCCCTGCGGATTGTCTCCTGCAATGATGAACTGCGAAAGACCCGGGTCGGTCTTTCAGGAGCGCTGCTTGGTGCCTTCTATTATGATGTGCTCCCGCGGATCCTGCACGAGGACTGCGATGCCGTCATGCTGGTGTTGAAGACCGGCGAAGCGCTCTCCCTGGATGACTACCGTTTCGGCTGCCCCTTCGAAGCATTCAATGCCATGGTGCGGATTTCCCCCCTGGATAATGAGCAACAGGAGGTGATCGGGGCCAAGGTAAGGGTCGAGGGCTTTACCGGTTGCACGCTTTCCAGCCAGCTTGAGCAATCCCAGCACCTGATTGACATCGGCAAAGTCGCCTCCATCCTCTCCCACGGCGTGCGCAACCCACTCAACGCCATCAAGGGGGCCGTGGTCTATCTCAAGGGACGCTACGGTCACGAGGCCAACCTGGTTGAATTCACCGATATCATGGAGGACGAAATTTCCCGGCTGGATAAATTCATCACCGGTTTTTTGAGTACCTCGTTTTATGATTTCGAGCAGAGCCTGGTTGATATCAACACCCTTCTGGGGAAACTTGAGCTGTTTGTCTCCATGCAGGCCGATGCGGCAGGGGTGAGCATTGATTTCAGCTACGGCGAGGTGGTTCCCCTTCGTCTGAACCCATTCCAGGTCGAGCACGCCATTCTCAATGTCCTCAACAATGCCATCCTCGCGCTCCCCCGTGGCGGGGGTATCTCCGTTCATAGCTGCCTGGAAGAGCTTGGCGGAAGGCGCAACGTAATCGTCGAAATTGAGGACAATGGGCCGGGGATGCCCGAAGGGGCAGTCAAGGGGTTCGAGATCCCGCAGGTTGAAACCGCCCTCGCCAAGGGTAAGGGGTTCGGGTTGTTCATTACCAGGGAGATCATGCAGAAGCACGGCGGATCTCTGGAAGTGAAGACCGTAGGCGGGAAGGGGACCGTGGTCAGGTTGTGCCTGCCGGCCGCTGGGGATGGGGAGTTGCCAGTGAGGAGTGAGGAGTAA
- a CDS encoding PEP-CTERM sorting domain-containing protein — protein MKKFFAVTMFLAILSIASAAMAIPTYYGATDGGNFTAIWEGNQVPFDPTIAGGNGPGYYVWSNDDMRKSWSIRWTGYNDPLTDISATWYGTILLSGFGLDSVTPVSFEGPDTFGEGSVPFPFITFSSFSGPHWDGIDFVIDGPVGSSVVGFELGSTYLESLVLTNNPVMATDIYIGDNLANPQVIVSQYNLRSGGVVQRFDIPAPVPEPSTLILLGSGLVGLAYLKRRKKA, from the coding sequence ATGAAAAAGTTTTTTGCTGTTACAATGTTTTTGGCAATTCTTAGTATTGCCAGCGCCGCTATGGCTATCCCAACCTATTATGGCGCAACGGATGGAGGGAATTTCACTGCCATTTGGGAAGGGAATCAAGTCCCATTTGACCCGACTATTGCCGGCGGAAATGGTCCAGGTTACTATGTATGGTCAAACGATGACATGAGAAAATCCTGGTCTATCAGATGGACTGGGTACAATGACCCGTTGACTGATATTAGCGCAACTTGGTACGGCACTATTCTGCTGTCAGGGTTTGGTCTGGATAGTGTCACTCCTGTTTCTTTTGAGGGGCCTGACACTTTCGGCGAGGGGTCAGTTCCGTTTCCGTTTATAACTTTTTCCTCCTTCTCAGGGCCCCATTGGGATGGAATCGATTTCGTGATTGACGGTCCCGTCGGTTCTTCCGTTGTTGGGTTTGAACTAGGATCTACTTACTTGGAAAGCCTTGTTTTGACTAATAATCCGGTTATGGCAACTGACATCTACATCGGAGATAATCTGGCCAATCCCCAGGTTATCGTTAGCCAATATAACCTTAGGTCCGGTGGCGTGGTTCAGAGGTTCGATATCCCTGCCCCGGTTCCCGAGCCCAGCACCTTGATCCTGCTCGGTTCCGGCCTGGTCGGCCTGGCTTACCTCAAGCGGCGCAAAAAGGCCTGA
- a CDS encoding choice-of-anchor N protein — protein sequence MGPRFLCIFLVLISLSLFPRNSLAINTLQLDIGGGWYDPSHEDVKIENGVFTLFAILTPGTNNASKVDAYLDKTYYISSALVPKVSFGQDFNAHFTVDGKTINATEDMNWGNPPIENLDIVQPHDGKDLGPHDIFNTYFFEFEFQFNSDNKIVAYNTQSEPGANFDSSQTSLKNTAYYAAFQFDTTGLIGVDAGNDLLLHFDLYSKKPGNNGALDIDRDLFAPFSHDASTIAAPVPEPGSLLFFSAGLIGLGLFLRRRKFD from the coding sequence ATGGGACCAAGATTTTTGTGTATATTCCTTGTTCTGATTTCATTGAGTCTGTTTCCTCGCAATTCGCTTGCCATCAACACCCTCCAGCTTGATATCGGCGGGGGTTGGTACGACCCTTCCCACGAGGATGTGAAAATTGAAAATGGTGTGTTTACCCTGTTCGCCATCTTGACTCCAGGGACGAATAATGCGAGCAAGGTGGACGCGTACCTCGACAAGACATATTACATATCGAGTGCGCTGGTGCCAAAAGTCTCATTCGGTCAAGACTTTAATGCCCATTTTACTGTCGATGGAAAGACCATTAACGCCACAGAAGATATGAATTGGGGCAATCCACCAATAGAAAATCTGGATATTGTTCAACCGCATGACGGAAAAGACTTAGGCCCTCACGATATTTTCAATACTTATTTTTTCGAGTTTGAGTTCCAATTCAATTCTGACAACAAAATCGTTGCATACAATACCCAAAGCGAGCCAGGGGCAAATTTTGACAGCAGTCAGACGAGTTTGAAGAATACGGCTTATTACGCCGCATTTCAATTTGACACCACGGGTTTGATCGGGGTCGACGCCGGTAATGATTTGTTGCTGCACTTTGACCTCTACAGCAAAAAGCCCGGAAATAATGGTGCACTAGATATCGACAGGGACCTCTTCGCGCCCTTTTCACATGATGCCTCTACGATTGCTGCTCCCGTCCCCGAACCTGGTTCGCTACTATTTTTCAGTGCCGGATTGATCGGACTGGGTTTGTTTCTTAGGCGAAGAAAGTTCGACTAG
- a CDS encoding GAF domain-containing protein — MTNSQTANDLCQKKLAIIEEIGNAILATDDVSTISYLILDLAINHTRAEKGSLMLVGGQKELYILSARGLEHKLAKSYRIKIGEGIAGTVAARGEAVLVKDIDSDPRFQNSQRDRYKTRSFISCPIIGKEELLGVLNINDKKNGQPFSEDEFSLLKVIAGQAALALKNSFLVRRFREKSAEMEELNRKLISMDLSKTDFLTRVSHELRTPLNSVKGAVYYLKKSDLAGSDVLREFHDIIESETDKLISIVDRQLDFLRLGEENRVLRKTLFSLAELLREILRSHLLKQLLERKKIALNLAPPEELPEVAGDRILVSQMFLNLFEGISYHLKRQGEISLHIVQNDLLDVVLQTGEALPERVVDDFFSSKNLFSQDKAEPSLKLYLARKAAEVNGWRVFAENRKEGFRVTVLIPKGERQKIEAALAMTMDRVIEFTSELLGVNTCSLMLSDHVTGDLVINSARGLEDEIIRNTRIKLGDRIAGWVAYEGKPLLIEDIEADPRFGQKNFDRQYNSKSLISLPLKCGGQVIGVLNLNNKKTDQPFTERDLKIATIIGERISRFIEKIQAEAGQGGDLRRTVGSLDALLNAESRYPKKDTRHADLMGKVLDQLGANEKDKELALYVAMVYDLGLMLLDKNLLEKKKKLTAAEASTLKSHPYTTLELLEGLEFSEEVRQVILHHHERYDGQGYPDGLVGERIPFLARVLAVVDAFCAMTEDRPYRKAKTVPEALREIQEGAGSLYDPRVVEALRGAVIGGDS; from the coding sequence ATGACCAACTCACAAACCGCCAACGATCTTTGCCAGAAAAAACTGGCGATCATCGAGGAAATCGGCAACGCGATTCTCGCTACCGATGACGTCAGCACCATCTCCTACCTGATTCTCGATCTGGCCATCAACCACACCCGCGCCGAAAAAGGCTCCCTGATGCTGGTGGGGGGGCAAAAAGAGCTCTATATTCTCAGCGCCCGCGGTCTCGAGCACAAGCTTGCCAAGTCTTATCGGATCAAGATCGGCGAGGGGATAGCCGGCACCGTGGCCGCCCGGGGAGAAGCCGTCCTTGTAAAAGATATCGACAGCGACCCTCGCTTTCAGAACAGCCAACGGGACCGTTACAAAACCCGCTCGTTTATCTCCTGTCCGATTATCGGCAAAGAGGAGCTCCTCGGCGTCCTCAACATCAACGATAAAAAAAACGGGCAACCCTTCAGCGAAGATGAGTTCTCCCTGCTCAAGGTCATTGCCGGGCAGGCGGCCCTGGCCCTGAAAAACTCTTTTCTCGTCAGGCGGTTCCGGGAAAAAAGCGCGGAAATGGAAGAGCTCAACCGAAAGCTCATCTCCATGGACCTCTCCAAGACCGACTTTCTGACCCGGGTTTCCCACGAACTGCGCACCCCGTTGAATTCGGTCAAGGGAGCGGTGTACTACCTGAAAAAATCCGATCTGGCCGGCTCGGACGTATTGCGCGAGTTTCACGACATCATCGAGAGCGAAACCGACAAACTCATCTCCATCGTCGACAGGCAGCTGGATTTTCTTCGTCTGGGCGAAGAAAACCGGGTGCTGCGCAAGACCCTCTTCTCCCTGGCCGAGCTGCTGCGCGAAATCCTCCGTTCGCATCTTCTGAAGCAACTGCTCGAAAGAAAGAAGATTGCCCTCAACCTGGCCCCTCCCGAAGAACTCCCGGAGGTCGCCGGCGATCGTATCCTGGTCAGCCAGATGTTTCTGAATCTTTTCGAGGGAATCAGCTATCATCTGAAGCGGCAGGGCGAAATTTCCCTGCACATCGTTCAGAACGACCTGCTCGATGTTGTCCTGCAAACCGGCGAAGCGCTGCCTGAACGGGTTGTCGACGATTTCTTTTCCTCGAAAAACCTGTTCAGCCAGGACAAGGCCGAGCCCAGTCTCAAGCTCTACCTGGCCCGCAAGGCTGCCGAGGTCAATGGCTGGCGGGTGTTTGCCGAAAACCGCAAGGAGGGGTTCCGGGTCACGGTGCTGATACCCAAGGGGGAGAGGCAGAAAATCGAAGCCGCCCTGGCTATGACCATGGACCGCGTCATCGAGTTCACCTCCGAACTGCTCGGGGTGAATACCTGCTCGCTGATGCTCAGTGATCACGTGACCGGCGACCTGGTGATCAACTCCGCCCGCGGGCTCGAGGATGAAATCATCCGCAACACGCGCATCAAACTCGGTGATCGCATTGCCGGCTGGGTCGCCTACGAGGGCAAGCCCCTGCTGATCGAGGACATCGAAGCCGACCCCCGTTTCGGGCAGAAAAACTTCGACCGACAGTACAACTCCAAGTCCTTGATCTCCCTGCCCCTGAAATGCGGCGGCCAGGTTATCGGGGTGCTCAACCTCAACAACAAGAAAACCGACCAGCCCTTCACCGAGCGCGACCTGAAAATCGCCACCATCATCGGTGAGCGGATTTCCAGGTTTATCGAAAAAATCCAGGCTGAGGCCGGGCAGGGCGGTGACCTGCGGCGGACGGTCGGATCGCTTGACGCGCTGCTCAACGCAGAAAGCCGCTACCCGAAAAAGGACACCCGTCACGCCGATTTGATGGGGAAGGTTCTCGACCAGCTAGGTGCCAACGAAAAGGACAAGGAACTGGCGCTTTACGTCGCCATGGTCTATGACCTTGGGCTGATGCTGCTCGACAAAAACCTTCTCGAAAAGAAAAAGAAACTTACCGCCGCCGAGGCCAGCACCCTGAAAAGCCACCCCTATACGACCCTGGAGCTTCTCGAAGGCCTGGAATTCTCGGAGGAGGTTCGCCAGGTCATCCTGCATCATCACGAAAGATACGACGGCCAGGGGTACCCTGATGGACTTGTGGGGGAAAGGATACCCTTTCTGGCGAGGGTCCTGGCGGTTGTCGACGCCTTCTGCGCCATGACTGAGGACCGGCCCTACCGCAAGGCGAAGACGGTTCCCGAGGCCCTGCGCGAGATTCAGGAGGGGGCGGGGAGTTTGTATGATCCGAGGGTGGTTGAGGCGCTGCGAGGGGCGGTGATTGGCGGGGATTCGTAA
- a CDS encoding CAAX prenyl protease-related protein, giving the protein MALARIFPFAVFMGFIGVEELLRMAIDQGLISQGGSFLPYLYPVKALVTAGVVVFFRKRYDELRPADLGRVDHTLASIVVGLIVFALWVNMDWPFATFGDPKGLDPSVFEDTRLRSWMIAFRLFGAVLVVPVMEELFWRSFLLRYVIGNDFTKVPIGAFSWTSFLVTVVLFGLEHNYYLAGMMAGAAFNLLLYYTRSIAQCVLCHAVANLALGVYVLQTGQWRFW; this is encoded by the coding sequence ATGGCTTTGGCCCGCATTTTTCCTTTTGCCGTGTTCATGGGCTTCATCGGTGTCGAGGAGCTGCTGCGCATGGCCATCGACCAGGGGCTGATCAGCCAGGGCGGCTCCTTCCTGCCGTATCTTTACCCGGTCAAAGCGCTGGTAACCGCCGGGGTGGTGGTTTTTTTCCGGAAGAGATACGACGAACTCCGCCCTGCTGACCTGGGGAGGGTTGATCACACCCTGGCAAGCATCGTTGTCGGGCTGATTGTTTTTGCGCTCTGGGTCAACATGGACTGGCCCTTCGCCACCTTTGGCGACCCCAAGGGGCTCGACCCCTCAGTTTTCGAAGATACCCGCCTGCGTTCCTGGATGATTGCCTTTCGCCTGTTCGGAGCGGTGCTTGTGGTCCCGGTCATGGAAGAGTTGTTCTGGCGCTCTTTCCTGCTCAGATATGTCATCGGCAACGATTTCACCAAGGTGCCCATCGGGGCCTTTTCCTGGACCTCGTTCCTGGTCACCGTGGTTCTGTTCGGCCTGGAACACAACTACTACCTTGCGGGCATGATGGCCGGCGCGGCCTTCAACCTGCTGCTCTACTACACCAGGAGCATCGCTCAGTGCGTTCTCTGCCATGCCGTGGCCAACCTGGCCCTTGGGGTTTACGTGCTGCAGACAGGGCAATGGCGGTTCTGGTAG